From Lathamus discolor isolate bLatDis1 chromosome 15, bLatDis1.hap1, whole genome shotgun sequence, a single genomic window includes:
- the ARRDC1 gene encoding arrestin domain-containing protein 1: protein MGKVQLFEIRLGDSRVVYGPGEPLAGTVTVRLSGSLQYRAIKVSCVGSCGVSNKINDTAWTVEEQYFNSTLSLADKGVLTAGEHNFPFQFLLPASAPTSFEGPFGKVLHQVKAVIDTPRFSKDYKCSKIFYILCPLNLNDIPDIEQPNTMSITKKFNYKLVKSGNIILTATSDLKGYIVGQAIQLRTDIENKSGRDTGAVVASLLQKVAYKSKRWIYDLRTIAEVEGSGVKAWKCAEWKEQILVPALPQSILQGCSLIHIDYYIQVSLKSPEVSVTLPIYIGNIAVNRVPLSPSRPIQHVPSAVVPSAPPEEEEAAGGYHSMDNVSIPTKSHSQQQPFSYAPGLSFQEIRVDSEQTGSPNHPTLCLSTGATVPYYAEGNVVPVPTASSLILPPEYSTWGYPYEAPPSYEQSCSSANSSISNGN, encoded by the exons CCATCAAGGTGAGCTGCGTTGGATCCTGTGGGGTATCTAACAAGATCAATGACACAGCATGGACTGTGGAGGAGCAGTACTTTAACAGCACGCTGTCTCTGGCAGACAAAG GGGTCCTGACAGCTGGAGAGCACAACTTTCCCTTCCAGTTCCTGCTGCCAG cctctgctcctACATCCTTTGAAGGGCCTTTTGGCAAGGTCCTCCATCAGGTGAAGGCAGTGATAGACACACCTCGCTTCTCCAAGGACTACAAGTGCAGCAAGATTTTCTACATCCTCTGCCCTCTCAACTTGAATGACATCCCTGACATTGAG cagcccaACACTATGTCAATCACCAAGAAGTTCAACTACAAGCTTGTGAAAAGTGGTAACATCATCCTGACTGCCACCTCGGATCTGAAAGGGTACATCGTGGGCCAGGCCATCCAGCTCCGCACCGACATCGAGAACAAGTCGGGCCGGGACACAGGGGCTGTGGTAGCCAGTCTGCTCCAG AAAGTGGCTTATAAATCCAAGCGCTGGATTTACGACCTCAGGACCATTGCAGAGGTGGAAGGCTCAGGAGTGAAAGCCTGGAAATGTGCAGAGTGGAAGGAGCAGATCCTCGTTCCAGCGCTGCCCCAGTCCATTCTGCAGGGCTGTAGCCTCATCCATATCGACTACTACATCCAA gTATCCCTCAAGTCTCCAGAGGTTTCAGTCACGCTCCCCATTTACATCGGTAACATTGCTGTGAACAGGGTGCCCCTGAGCCCCTCCCGGCCCATCCAGCACGTCCCATCTGCAGTGGTACCCAGTGCCCCCccggaggaagaggaggctgccGGCGGTTACCACTCCATGGACAATGTCTCCATCCCCACCAAAagccattcccagcagcagccatttaGCTACGCCCCAGGACTGAGCTTCCAGGAGATACGGGTGGACTCGGAGCAGACGGGCTCCCCAAACCACCCCACGCTCTGCCTGTCAACGGGGGCCACTGTCCCTTACTATGCCGAGGGGAACGTGGTGCCTGTCCCCACCGCCAGCTCCCTCATTTTGCCTCCGGAGTACAGCACGTGGGGCTACCCCTATG AGGCACCTCCATCCTacgagcagagctgcagcagtgccaacTCCAGCATCAGCAACGGCAACTGA